From Saccharomyces paradoxus chromosome III, complete sequence, a single genomic window includes:
- the ABP1 gene encoding Abp1p (Actin-binding protein of the cortical actin cytoskeleton~similar to YCR088W), translating into MALEPIDYTTHSREIDAEYLKIVRGSDPDTTWLIISPNAKKEYEPESTGSSFHDFLQSFDETKVQYGLARVSPPGSDVEKIIIIGWCPDSAPMKTRASFAANFATVANNLFKGYHVQVTARDEDDLDENELLMKISNAAGARYSIQTSSKQQGKASTPPVKKSFTPSKSPAPHSEKAPAKAPSPAPAAKISSPVNDNNDDDDWNEPELKERDFDQAPLKPNQSSYKPIGKIDLQKVIAEEKAKEDPRLVQKPTVAGSKIDPTSDIAHLKNESKLQRDSEFNSFLGTTKPPSMMESSSKNNDDKVIKGFRNEKSPAQLWAERKAKQINGNVESKAEAPKPEVPENESEGEPDVKDLKSKFEGLAASEKEEEEMENKFVPPPKKSEPTIISPKPFSKPQEPVKAEETQQLKTDYKKIGNPLPGMHIEADNEHEPEEEDDDWDDDEDAALQPPLPSRNVASELPAQKEEPEQEEVAPSLPSRNSIPSPKQEEAPEETSEQEGEEEEQPAPQLPSRGSAAPPPPPRRATPEKKPKENPWATAEYDYDAAEDNELTFIENDKIINIEFVDDDWWLGELEKDGSKGLFPSNYVSLGN; encoded by the coding sequence ATGGCTTTGGAACCTATTGATTATACCACTCACTCGAGAGAGATCGACGCAGAGTACCTGAAGATTGTCAGAGGCTCCGATCCTGACACCACCTGGTTGATTATTTCGCCCAatgcaaagaaagaatacgAACCTGAATCGACCGGTTCTTCCTTTCACGATTTCTTGCAGTCATTTGATGAAACAAAGGTCCAGTACGGACTAGCACGTGTGTCCCCACCAGGGTCGGACGTCGAGAAGATTATTATCATCGGTTGGTGTCCAGATTCTGCGCCAATGAAGACAAGGGCCTCTTTCGCTGCCAATTTCGCCACGGTTGCTAATAATCTGTTCAAAGGTTACCACGTTCAAGTTACTGCGAGAGACGAGGACGAtcttgatgaaaatgaactGTTGATGAAAATCAGTAACGCCGCCGGTGCCCGTTATTCTATCCAGACTTCCTCCAAGCAACAGGGGAAGGCTTCCACTCCTCCCGTGAAGAAATCTTTCACACCTTCCAAGAGCCCCGCTCCACACTCTGAAAAAGCACCGGCTAAGGCTCCTTCTCCAGCACCTGCTGCTAAGATTTCTTCCCCTGTCAACGACAACAATGACGACGACGATTGGAATGAGCCTGAATTAAAGGAACGGGACTTCGATCAGGCTCCTTTGAAACCAAACCAATCCTCTTACAAGCCAATTGGCAAAATCGACCTTCAAAAAGTGATTGCTGAGGAGAAGGCTAAGGAAGACCCACGTCTTGTTCAAAAGCCAACCGTTGCTGGTTCCAAGATCGATCCTACTTCGGATATTGCTCACTTGAAAAACGAATCAAAATTGCAAAGGGACTCTGAATTCAACTCCTTTTTGGGCACCACTAAACCGCCCTCTATGATGGaatcttcatcaaagaataatgatgataaagTCATCAAGGGTTTCAGAAATGAGAAATCCCCCGCTCAATTATGGGCTGAAAGGAAGGCGAAGCAAATTAATGGCAACGTAGAATCTAAGGCCGAGGCACCAAAACCTGAAGTTCCTGAAAACGAATCTGAAGGTGAACCTGATGTCAAAGATTTGAAGTCAAAGTTTGAAGGATTGGCCGCTTCAGaaaaagaggaggaagaaatggaaaacaaATTTGTCCCCCCTCCAAAGAAATCAGAACCAACTATAATCTCACCAAAACCCTTCTCCAAACCACAGGAGCCTGTAAAAGCTGAAGAAACTCAGCAGTTGAAGACTGATTACAAGAAGATCGGTAACCCATTGCCCGGTATGCACATTGAAGCGGATAACGAGCACGAaccagaagaagaggatgatgaCTGggacgatgatgaagacgCGGCTCTTCAACCTCCTTTGCCTTCCAGGAACGTTGCCTCAGAATTACCAGcgcaaaaagaagaacctGAGCAAGAAGAGGTCGCCCCAAGCTTGCCTTCTAGAAACTCTATACCTTCTCCAaagcaagaagaagcaCCTGAAGAAACGTCTGAACAagaaggtgaagaagaagagcaacCCGCTCCTCAACTACCATCACGAGGCTCTGCAGCTCCTCCGCCACCTCCAAGACGAGCAACCCCTGAGAAAAAGCCAAAGGAAAATCCATGGGCCACAGCAGAATATGATTACGATGCTGCAGAAGATAACGAGCTGACCTTTATAGAAAAT
- the TUP1 gene encoding chromatin-silencing transcriptional regulator TUP1 (General repressor of transcription~similar to YCR084C), with product MTASVSNTQNKLNELLDAIRQEFVQVSQEANTYRLQNQKDYDFKMNQQLAEMQQIRNTVYELELTHRKMKDAYEEEIKHLKLGLEQRDHQIASLTVQQQQQQQQQQQVQQHLQQQQQQLAAASASVPVAQQPPATGSATATPAANTTTGSPSAFPVQASRPNLVGSQLPTTTLPVVSANAQQQLPQQQLHQQQLQQQQPPPQVSVAPLSNSAINGSPTSKETTTLPSVKAPESTLKETEPENNNISKMNDAGSATTAITTTATEPEIKPKEEEAGPASLHQDHYLVPYNQRANHSKPIPPFLLDLDSQSVPDALKKQTNDYYILYNPALPRDIDVELHKSLDHTSVVCCVKFSNDGEYLATGCNKTTQVYRVSDGSLVARLSDDSAANNHRNSVTENNTTTSTDNNTMTTTTTTTITTTAMTTAAELAKDVENLNTSSSPSSDLYIRSVCFSPDGKFLATGAEDRLIRIWDIENRKIVMILQGHEQDIYSLDYFPSGDKLVSGSGDRTVRIWDLRTGQCSLTLSIEDGVTTVAVSPGDGKYIAAGSLDRAVRVWDSETGFLVERLDSENESGTGHKDSVYSVVFTRDGQSVVSGSLDRSVKLWNLQNANNKSDSKTPNSGTCEVTYIGHKDFVLSVATTQNDEYILSGSKDRGVLFWDKKSGNPLLMLQGHRNSVISVAVANGSPLGPEYNVFATGSGDCKARIWKYKKIAPN from the coding sequence ATGACTGCCAGCGTTTCGAATACGCAGAATAAACTGAATGAGCTTCTCGATGCTATCAGGCAGGAGTTTGTCCAAGTCTCACAGGAGGCAAATACCTACCGTTTGCAAAACCAAAAGGATTAcgatttcaaaatgaaCCAACAGCTGGCTGAGATGCAACAAATAAGAAACACCGTCTACGAACTGGAACTAACCCACAGGAAAATGAAGGACGCGTATGAAGAGGAGATCAAGCACTTGAAACTAGGATTGGAGCAAAGAGATCATCAAATCGCATCTTTGACCGtccagcaacaacaacagcagcaacagcagcaacaggTTCAGCAGCACttacaacagcaacagcaacagctaGCTGCTGCCTCTGCATCTGTTCCAGTTGCGCAACAACCACCGGCTACTGGTTCGGCAACCGCTACTCCAGCAGCAAACACAACTACTGGTTCGCCATCGGCCTTCCCAGTACAAGCTAGCCGTCCTAATCTGGTCGGCTCACAATTGCCTACCACCACTTTGCCCGTAGTGTCCGCAAATGCCCAACAACAACTACCACAACAGCAACTGCACCAACAGCAACttcaacagcagcagccaCCTCCTCAGGTTTCCGTGGCGCCATTGAGCAACTCTGCCATCAACGGATCACCTACTTCTAAAGAGACCACTACTTTACCCTCTGTCAAAGCACCTGAATCTACGTTGAAGGAAACTGAACcggaaaacaataatatttcGAAGATGAATGACGCCGGATCCGCCACCACGGCTATCACTACTACCGCAACTGAACCTGAAATCAAACCAAAGGAGGAAGAAGCCGGCCCCGCTAGTTTGCACCAGGATCACTACTTGGTTCCTTACAATCAAAGAGCAAACCACTCTAAACCTATCCCACCTTTCCTTTTGGACCTAGACTCTCAGTCTGTTCCCGATGCCCTAAAGAAGCAAACTAATGATTATTATATCCTATACAACCCGGCACTACCAAGAGACATTGACGTTGAACTACATAAATCCTTGGATCATACCTCAGTTGTTTGCTGCGTGAAGTTCAGTAATGATGGTGAATACTTAGCCACAGGCTGTAACAAAACTACTCAAGTGTATCGCGTCTCGGATGGTTCTTTGGTGGCTCGTTTATCTGACGATTCTGCTGCCAACAATCATCGAAATTCCGTCACCGAAAATAACACCACCACGTCCACGGATAATAATACAATGACAACCACTACCACCACCACAATCACCACCACGGCGATGACTACGGCAGCAGAATTGGCCAAAGACGTGGAAAACCTAAACACTTCGTCTTCCCCATCATCCGACTTGTATATCCGTTCAGTGTGTTTTTCCCCAGATGGGAAGTTCCTGGCAACTGGTGCTGAAGACAGATTGATTAGAATTTGGgatattgaaaacagaaaaattgtGATGATCCTTCAAGGTCACGAACAAGACATTTATTCGTTGGACTACTTCCCTTCAGGTGACAAACTAGTCTCCGGTTCTGGTGACCGTACCGTTCGTATTTGGGACTTACGTACAGGTCAATGTTCATTGACTTTATCCATTGAAGATGGTGTTACCACAGTTGCTGTGTCACCAGGTGATGGTAAATACATTGCTGCTGGTTCCTTAGATCGCGCTGTGAGAGTTTGGGATTCTGAGACTGGGTTCTTAGTGGAAAGGCTAGATTCAGAGAACGAATCCGGTACGGGTCACAAGGACTCTGTTTATAGCGTTGTCTTCACTAGAGATGGACAAAGCGTTGTATCCGGTTCATTAGATAGATCTGTTAAGCTGTGGAATTTACAGAATGCCAACAACAAGAGTGATTCGAAGACGCCAAATTCCGGCACCTGTGAAGTTACCTATATCGGGCATAAAGACTTTGTATTGTCAGTGGCCACCACACAAAATGATGAGTACATCTTGTCCGGTTCCAAAGATCGTGGCGTCCTGTTCTGGGATAAGAAATCCGGCAATCCGTTATTGATGTTGCAAGGTCATAGAAATTCAGTTATATCTGTGGCTGTGGCAAATGGGTCCCCGCTGGGTCCAGAATATAATGTTTTTGCTACTGGTAGCGGTGATTGTAAAGCAAGAATTTGGaagtataaaaaaatagcgCCAAATTAA
- the AHC2 gene encoding Ahc2p (Component of the ADA histone acetyltransferase complex~similar to YCR082W), with protein MITPKATYDSVAKFQKTDLHQDLDYIVLQQRRTQLETLIIERESFVKNLCSLFHKIQKTKNYQEFVDVLAENRDLLRKVFTVENGFQKQRWITDDDIPQIDWNKFALDINAYIAENDQLLALYEDGLL; from the coding sequence ATGATTACCCCAAAGGCAACGTATGATTCGGTAGCCAAGTTCCAAAAAACGGACCTGCATCAAGATCTAGATTACATCGTTCTGCAACAACGGAGAACACAGCTAGAGACGCTCATCATTGAAAGAGAATCTTTCGTCAAGAATCTGTGTTCTCTTTTCcacaaaattcaaaagacCAAGAATTACCAAGAATTTGTAGATGTATTGGCGGAGAATAGGGATTTACTGCGAAAAGTTTTCACTGTGGAGAACggatttcaaaaacaacGATGGATTACTGACGACGACATTCCTCAGATAGACTGGAACAAGTTTGCTCTAGATATCAACGCTTATATAGCGGAAAACGATCAATTGTTGGCTTTGTATGAAGATGGCTTATTATGA
- a CDS encoding uncharacterized protein (similar to YCR087C) codes for MVTFNCEVCNDTVPKKNTEKHYYRCPDAYYTCIDCSKTFEDGVSYKNHTSCISEDEKYQKALYKGNKKQKQKQQQQPAAPAKKVQKPVVKKVEKVEKTSNGIELQKGKSLYKILKTIKDKDAKKIFLKNLVVDSEGQIRYANE; via the coding sequence ATGGTTACGTTCAACTGTGAGGTGTGTAATGATACAGTGCCCAAGAAGAATACAGAAAAGCATTACTATAGATGTCCAGATGCGTATTACACGTGCATAGATTGCTCCAAGACATTTGAAGATGGCGTGAGTTACAAGAATCACACTTCTTGCATCAGCGAGGATGAGAAGTATCAGAAAGCATTGTATAAGGGCAACAAGAAGCAGAAGCagaagcagcagcagcagccgGCGGCTCCTGCCAAGAAAGTGCAGAAGCCTGTAGTCAAGAAAGTGGAGAAAGTAGAAAAGACCTCCAACGGTATCGAGCTTCAAAAGGGCAAGTCATTgtacaaaattttgaaaactatCAAGGATAAAGATGCAAAAAAgatctttttgaaaaacctGGTTGTGGATTCTGAGGGCCAAATCAGATATGCAAACGAATAA
- the TRX3 gene encoding Trx3p (Mitochondrial thioredoxin~similar to YCR083W) yields the protein MLYYRPAMRMAVRPLQSVRFQSSYTSITKLTNLTEFKNLIKQNDKLVIDFYATWCGPCKMMQPHLTKLIQAYPEVRFVKCDVDESPDIAKECEVTAMPTFVLGKDGQLIGKIIGANPGALEKGIKDL from the coding sequence ATGTTGTACTATAGGCCTGCGATGAGGATGGCGGTGAGACCGCTACAAAGTGTAAGATTCCAGTCCTCATATACTAGTATTACTAAATTGACGAATCTAACAGAATTCAAGAATCTCATCAAACAAAATGACAAACTAGTCATTGATTTTTATGCCACTTGGTGCGGTCCTTGTAAGATGATGCAACCACACTTGACGAAATTAATTCAAGCTTATCCAGAAGTAAGATTTGTCAAATGCGACGTGGATGAGTCACCAGATATTGCCAAAGAGTGTGAAGTGACGGCTATGCCAACTTTTGTTCTTGGCAAGGATGGTCAACTCATCGGCAAGATCATTGGAGCTAACCCTGGTGCTTTGGAGAAGGGAATCAAGGATCTGTAA
- the CSM1 gene encoding Csm1p (Nucleolar protein that mediates segregation during meiosis I~similar to YCR086W), with protein MDPLTVYKNSVKQQIDSADLLVANLVNENFILSEKLDTKSSEIKQLQKQIDSLNAQVKDLKTQASKQGEDSGVIKDLYEYLCNVRVHKSYEDDSGLWFDISQGTHSGSSSDDYSIMDYKLGFVKGQAQVTEVIYAPVLKQRSTEELYSLQSKLPEYLFETLSFPLSSLNQFYNKIAKSLNKKREKKEETE; from the coding sequence ATGGACCCATTAACTGTATACAAAAACTCAGTGAAGCAGCAGATCGATTCCGCAGACTTGCTAGTGGCAAATTTGGTAAATGAGAATTTCATACTGTCGGAGAAACTGGATACAAAATCAAGCGAGATTAAACAGCTGCAGAAGCAGATAGACTCGCTCAACGCACAAGTCAAGGACCTGAAGACACAGGCTTCCAAACAGGGGGAAGACTCAGGGGTCATAAAGGACCTTTACGAGTACCTCTGTAACGTACGTGTGCATAAAAGCTATGAAGATGACTCTGGGCTGTGGTTCGACATCTCGCAGGGCACCCACTCAGGGAGCTCTTCCGACGATTATTCGATAATGGACTATAAACTCGGGTTTGTCAAGGGCCAGGCGCAAGTCACAGAAGTCATCTATGCGCCCGTGCTAAAACAGCGATCCACCGAGGAACTATACTCGCTACAGTCCAAACTGCCGGAATACCTCTTCGAAACGTTGAGTTTCCCCCTTTCGTCGCTAAACCAATTCTATAACAAGATTGCTAAAAGCCTcaataagaaaagagagaaaaaagaagaaaccgAGTGA